One Triplophysa dalaica isolate WHDGS20190420 chromosome 1, ASM1584641v1, whole genome shotgun sequence DNA segment encodes these proteins:
- the rasl12 gene encoding ras-like protein family member 12 isoform X1: protein MSLMFGKTRTCNIVTVPEHEPSECNIVILGALGSGKSALTVKFLTKRFISEYDPNLEDTYSSEEVVDQHPVLVKVMDTADQDGPVNCERYLGWASAFFIVYSIDNRSSFEICQQYMETVTLHTKGLQPEAQVILLGNKLDMDRHRKVSRSDGAALASRFGCLFFEVSACSDFLSVQSIFHEAVREVRREAERSIRPLFISEDKAAISLSSACYKELPAPATAKLVTVKSSRAQSKRRAPTLTLLKGFKIF from the exons ATGTCTCTGATGTTTGGAAAAACAAGAACGTGCAATATCGTAACAGTTCCTGAGCATGAACCTTCAGAATGTAACATTGTGATTTTGGGGGCTTTGGGTTCTGGAAAGTCAG CTCTTACTGTCAAGTTCCTCACAAAGAGATTCATCAGTGAATATGATCCCAATCTTG AAGACACGTATTCCTCTGAAGAGGTGGTTGACCAACACCCGGTTCTGGTGAAAGTGATGGACACTGCTGATCAG GATGGACCGGTGAACTGTGAGCGTTATTTAGGTTGGGCCAGTGCCTTCTTTATCGTCTACAGCATTGACAAtcggagcagttttgagatcTGCCAGCAGTACATGGAGACTGTGACTCTGCACACAAAAGGCCTGCAGCCCGAGGCACAGGTGATTCTTCTGGGAAACAAACTGGACATGGATAGACACAG AAAGGTGAGCAGGTCAGATGGTGCGGCCCTGGCCTCGCGGTTCGGCTGTCTGTTCTTTGAAGTTTCCGCGTGCTCTGACTTTTTGTCGGTGCAGAGCATCTTTCACGAGGCCGTACGGGAGGTGAGACGGGAGGCGGAGAGGAGCATCCGTCCGCTCTTCATCAGCGAGGACAAGGCCGCCATCAGTCTGTCCTCCGCCTGTTATAAAGAGCTCCCCGCCCCAGCCACGGCCAAACTGGTAACGGTGAAGTCTTCAAGAGCTCAGAGCAAACGCAGAGCTCCCACGCTGACCCTTCTCAAGGGCTTCAAGATCTTCTGA
- the rasl12 gene encoding ras-like protein family member 12 isoform X2 has translation MSLMFGKTRTCNIVTVPEHEPSECNIVILGALGSGKSALTVKFLTKRFISEYDPNLDTYSSEEVVDQHPVLVKVMDTADQDGPVNCERYLGWASAFFIVYSIDNRSSFEICQQYMETVTLHTKGLQPEAQVILLGNKLDMDRHRKVSRSDGAALASRFGCLFFEVSACSDFLSVQSIFHEAVREVRREAERSIRPLFISEDKAAISLSSACYKELPAPATAKLVTVKSSRAQSKRRAPTLTLLKGFKIF, from the exons ATGTCTCTGATGTTTGGAAAAACAAGAACGTGCAATATCGTAACAGTTCCTGAGCATGAACCTTCAGAATGTAACATTGTGATTTTGGGGGCTTTGGGTTCTGGAAAGTCAG CTCTTACTGTCAAGTTCCTCACAAAGAGATTCATCAGTGAATATGATCCCAATCTTG ACACGTATTCCTCTGAAGAGGTGGTTGACCAACACCCGGTTCTGGTGAAAGTGATGGACACTGCTGATCAG GATGGACCGGTGAACTGTGAGCGTTATTTAGGTTGGGCCAGTGCCTTCTTTATCGTCTACAGCATTGACAAtcggagcagttttgagatcTGCCAGCAGTACATGGAGACTGTGACTCTGCACACAAAAGGCCTGCAGCCCGAGGCACAGGTGATTCTTCTGGGAAACAAACTGGACATGGATAGACACAG AAAGGTGAGCAGGTCAGATGGTGCGGCCCTGGCCTCGCGGTTCGGCTGTCTGTTCTTTGAAGTTTCCGCGTGCTCTGACTTTTTGTCGGTGCAGAGCATCTTTCACGAGGCCGTACGGGAGGTGAGACGGGAGGCGGAGAGGAGCATCCGTCCGCTCTTCATCAGCGAGGACAAGGCCGCCATCAGTCTGTCCTCCGCCTGTTATAAAGAGCTCCCCGCCCCAGCCACGGCCAAACTGGTAACGGTGAAGTCTTCAAGAGCTCAGAGCAAACGCAGAGCTCCCACGCTGACCCTTCTCAAGGGCTTCAAGATCTTCTGA